The Ramlibacter pinisoli genome segment TGGCGGCGCTGGCCGCCACCGCCCTGCTGGCCGAGGACGGCAGCGAGGCCACGCCCCGTTCGCTCACGCTGATGGCGGGTCCGGTCGATTGCCGCGTCAACCCGACGGCGGTCAACCGGCTCGCCACGAGCAAGCCCATCCGCTGGTTCGACACCCAGCTCATCAGCCATGTGCCGCTGCCCCATGCCGGCCAGATGCGGCGGGTCTACCCCGGCTTCGTGCAGCTGACGGCGTTCATGGCCATGAACCTCGAGCGCCACAAGCAGCAGTTCCGCGCGCTCTACCAGCACCTGGTGGCCGGCGAGACCGAACAGGCCGATGTCATCCGCGCGTTCTACGACGAGTACCTCGCGGTCAACGACCTGCCGGCCGAGTTCTACCTGGAGACGGTGGAAAAGGTGTTCCAGACCTTCGACCTGGCGCGCGGCGAGCTGGCGTGGCGCGGCCGTCGGGTGGACCCGGCCGCCATCCGGCGCACCGCGCTGCTCACCGTGGAGGGCGAGCGCGACGACATCTGCGCGCCCGGCCAGACCGTGGCCGCGCAGGACCTGTGCACCGGCATCCGTCCCTACCGCAAGACCCACCACATCCAGACCGGCGTGGGCCACTACGGCGTGTTCAGCGGCCGCAAGTGGAACCAGCAGATCTACCCGCGCGTGCGCGAGGTCATCCACTCCAGCCTGGACTGACGGGAGGGCCGGGGCCCTGCGCCACTACTCCTTCGGGATGTGGGCGTCGGCGGCGATCCTGGCGAACTTGGCCAGGTCGCCCTGGATCACCTGGGCCAGCTTCTCCGGCGGGCCACCCGCCACCACCAGCCCCAGCTCGCGCGCCCGCTGCTGCAACTGCGGCTGCTGCAGCGCCTCGTTGGCGGCGGCGTTCAGGCGGGCGATCACCGCCGGCGGCGTGCCGGCCGGCGCCGCGATGCCGTGGTTGATCGGCAGGCTGAAGCCCTTCACGCCGGCCTCGTCCATGGTCGGCACGGTCGGGAACACCGGGTCGCGCGCCGGACCGGCCGCGGCCAGTGCCTTGAGCTTGCCGGCGTCGACCAGCGGCTTGGCGTTGCCGTCGCCGTAGATGCAGCTCACGTGGCCGGCCAGCACGTCCTGCAGCGCCGGGCCGCCGCCCTTGTAGTGCACGTGCAGCAGATTCGCGCCGGTCATGCTGTTGAACAGCGAGCCCGCGAAGTCGTGGCCCGAGCCCGGCCCCGCGGTGGCGTTGGTCAGCTTGCCCGGGTTCTGCCGCGCGTAGGCCACCAGCTCCTGGATGGTGTTGGCGGGCACCGAGGGATGGCAGACGAAG includes the following:
- a CDS encoding polyhydroxyalkanoate depolymerase, whose product is MLYHAYQASADATSPLRLLAQWGASALWLERDEGSLLRKLSAAWDVLSRLRLTHARPPFAIDGVEVAGQWQPVQEETVLRLPFGTLLRFRKPGVQGQPPVLLAAPLSGHFATLLRETARTLLQDHDVYITDWHNARDVHLRHGSFGLDDYIDYMMRFIGRIGPGVHVVAVCQPCVAALAATALLAEDGSEATPRSLTLMAGPVDCRVNPTAVNRLATSKPIRWFDTQLISHVPLPHAGQMRRVYPGFVQLTAFMAMNLERHKQQFRALYQHLVAGETEQADVIRAFYDEYLAVNDLPAEFYLETVEKVFQTFDLARGELAWRGRRVDPAAIRRTALLTVEGERDDICAPGQTVAAQDLCTGIRPYRKTHHIQTGVGHYGVFSGRKWNQQIYPRVREVIHSSLD
- a CDS encoding Bug family tripartite tricarboxylate transporter substrate binding protein, whose product is MPTIHRRAILALAAGACLAGSAAYAQEPFPNRPIKLVVPYAPGAITDTAERMSAVLGQQVVVDNRGGAGTRIGVQAVASAPPDGYTLLYVNSITHGSMPAMSKSLAFDPVKDFAPVAPLFWYANVFVCHPSVPANTIQELVAYARQNPGKLTNATAGPGSGHDFAGSLFNSMTGANLLHVHYKGGGPALQDVLAGHVSCIYGDGNAKPLVDAGKLKALAAAGPARDPVFPTVPTMDEAGVKGFSLPINHGIAAPAGTPPAVIARLNAAANEALQQPQLQQRARELGLVVAGGPPEKLAQVIQGDLAKFARIAADAHIPKE